A single Tenacibaculum sp. 190524A02b DNA region contains:
- the lysM gene encoding peptidoglycan-binding protein LysM yields the protein MGIFSFIKNAGAKVFGIGKTTEEEAAEKAAKLVDAVNALELSVADLSIDIDDDKATVNGEATDLATKEKVVLVVGNTEGIASVEDNMTVAEVEEIKEEEMAQFHTVVSGDTLGKIAKSFYGDAMKYPVIFEANKPMLSHPDKIYPGQVLRIPPLVD from the coding sequence ATGGGAATTTTTTCATTTATTAAAAATGCCGGAGCAAAAGTTTTCGGAATAGGAAAAACAACAGAAGAAGAAGCTGCAGAAAAAGCTGCCAAATTAGTAGATGCTGTAAATGCTTTAGAATTATCAGTAGCCGATTTGTCAATTGATATTGATGATGATAAAGCAACTGTAAATGGAGAAGCAACAGATTTAGCTACTAAGGAAAAAGTAGTTTTAGTTGTGGGGAATACAGAAGGTATTGCTTCTGTAGAAGATAACATGACTGTTGCTGAAGTAGAGGAGATTAAAGAAGAAGAAATGGCACAGTTTCATACAGTAGTAAGTGGAGATACACTTGGTAAAATAGCAAAGTCTTTTTACGGAGATGCTATGAAATATCCGGTAATCTTTGAAGCTAATAAGCCAATGTTATCACATCCAGATAAAATTTATCCAGGACAAGTATTAAGAATTCCACCATTAGTGGACTAG